From the Desulfosarcina sp. BuS5 genome, one window contains:
- a CDS encoding UbiA-like polyprenyltransferase, with product MVFGLNNILPYFRMIKFSHTIFALPFALAAAILACKQYHVELIDIFWILLAMTGARSAAMGFNRIADAEFDAKNLRTANRAIPAKTISLAAAALFVFVFALIFVFASAMLGRICFYLSIPVLIILFAYSYTKRITLLSHIYLGFAISIAPIGAWIALTDTFSPAILLLSLALMFYIAGFDIIYACQDIDFDKKEGLHSIPAGVGIKKALMFSKIIHFFSFFFFYLIYHAFDMHSIYLIALCIIGILLIIEHRLIKSDDLRKINIAFFHVNSIISVTLFAGILLDELARRWI from the coding sequence ATGGTGTTTGGACTGAATAATATTCTACCATATTTCAGAATGATCAAGTTTTCCCATACCATTTTTGCGCTTCCGTTTGCTCTTGCAGCAGCAATACTCGCCTGCAAACAGTATCATGTTGAATTGATTGATATATTCTGGATATTGCTTGCCATGACCGGCGCTCGTTCTGCGGCCATGGGTTTTAACAGGATCGCAGATGCTGAATTTGATGCAAAAAATCTTCGTACTGCAAATCGCGCAATTCCTGCCAAAACTATTTCACTCGCAGCAGCAGCTCTGTTTGTGTTTGTTTTTGCCCTTATTTTTGTCTTTGCGTCTGCAATGCTGGGCCGAATCTGTTTTTATCTATCCATTCCTGTTCTAATTATACTTTTTGCCTATTCATACACCAAAAGAATCACTCTCCTTTCACATATATATCTCGGATTTGCAATCTCCATTGCTCCTATCGGCGCCTGGATCGCCCTGACCGATACTTTTTCACCTGCTATTCTCCTACTCTCCCTTGCTCTTATGTTTTATATTGCAGGTTTTGATATTATATATGCATGCCAGGATATTGATTTTGATAAAAAAGAAGGCCTTCATTCTATTCCTGCCGGGGTTGGTATAAAAAAAGCTCTTATGTTCTCTAAAATTATTCATTTTTTTTCTTTTTTTTTCTTTTACTTAATCTATCATGCTTTTGATATGCATTCGATTTATCTGATAGCGCTTTGTATTATCGGAATTTTGCTTATCATTGAGCACCGGCTTATAAAATCTGATGATCTTAGAAAAATTAATATAGCATTTTTTCATGTAAACAGTATTATTTCCGTAACACTCTTTGCAGGAATCCTTCTTG